Genomic DNA from Pongo abelii isolate AG06213 chromosome 22, NHGRI_mPonAbe1-v2.0_pri, whole genome shotgun sequence:
ggctttgggaggccgaggtgggcggatcatgaggtcaggagatcaagaccatcctggccaacatggtgaaaccccatctctactaaaaatacaaaaattagctgggcgtggtggcacacaccagctactcagaaggctgaggcagagaatccaggagaatcacttgaaaccaggaggcggaggttgcagtgagattgtgccactgcactccagccaggcaacagaGCTAGTCTCTgtctcacaacaacaacaacaacaacaaaaagtggaAGCCACGTGGGTTACTCTTGGTTGCTGGTAATGTAGTTTAAATATGACATCTGAAATAAACAAGTCATCAAAATAGGAGAAGGATCTCTTATTAAAGgtacattatttcattatattcaacattcctgaGAAACAGCAATGTTGTCTTGGATGTATTGGTTACAAGGAATATTTTAGATGGCTTCAATGCTAATTAGTGTGGAATGTGAATATAACAGTGCCTGTGATTTGTCCCACATACCACTCATGTGGTATTTAAGCCCCTTATTATAAGCTTAAATCTTTAAACTTAAAACTCTATAAACTTAAAACTCTAGAATCTGATCCTGCTATACAACTGAGCCTACCTTTCTTGAAACCATGAGCTTTGATAACAACTACCATGGTGGCCAGGGCTATGCCAAAGGAGGCCTGGGCTGCAGCTATGGCTGTGGTCATAGCGGCTATGGCTATGCCTGCTACTGCCCATGGTGTTATGAAAGATCTTGGTTTTCTGGCTGCTTCTGAGAAATTAGAGATTGCTGATCTGTTTAGGCCATTCCCTTATAAGCTATGTTTTCTTCCCGTGTTATTTATAATAACGatgtttttttctgttcaaaGAGTGACAACTAAAATTTAGCCCACATTGCCATGTCAGAATTTGTTTGATCAGTTAGCTGGAAGTTCCAACAATttaatcaaacaaaaaaagaaccttTGATGTTGTGTTACTAGTATATGATTAAGTACAAATAATCTTAAGCATTTAATTTGGGAAAaagtctaaatttatttttcatcaaaGGTAATCTATTTTGCAAACCTACAGCATTTTCCTacctatatttatttatctagACTACCTATATTATTTgtgattgtatgtgtgtgttcatgaGCACATATGTAAAGTTGCTGACCGA
This window encodes:
- the LOC112130524 gene encoding keratin-associated protein 22-1 yields the protein MSFDNNYHGGQGYAKGGLGCSYGCGHSGYGYACYCPWCYERSWFSGCF